From Lolium perenne isolate Kyuss_39 chromosome 5, Kyuss_2.0, whole genome shotgun sequence, a single genomic window includes:
- the LOC139831754 gene encoding uncharacterized protein — translation MVDNDVEFFYKNFIDTSSDDESEDDFLTEATLLIHEHNVAQIPVYRGSLPGRAPALDRKRESSDELLFHNYFHYHKPLFTLALFRRCFRMSRPLFNWIMDGVEVYDDYFIAKQDAVVKVGMSSYQKCMAAIRMLAYGVAGDYVDERVQLLGSDTQVVQL, via the coding sequence atggtGGACAACGACGTCGAGTTCTTCTacaagaacttcatcgacacgtccTCAGACGACGAGTCCGAGGACGACTTTCTCACGGAGGCTACGTTGCTCATCCACGAGCACAATGTTGCGCAGATCCCCGTGTACCGGGGGTCCTTGCCAGGGCGCGCGCCggccttggaccgcaaaagagaaaGCAGCGACGAATTGCTCTTCCACAACTACTTCCACTACCACAAGCCATTGTTCACGCTGGCCTTGTTTCGCCGCTGTTTTCGGATGTCCAGACCGTTGTTCAACTGGATAATGGATGGCGTCGAGGTCTACGACGACTACTTCATCGCCAAACAGGATGCAGTTGTCAAGGTAGGCATGTCTTCATATCAGAAATGCATGGCAGCGATTAGGATGCTAGCATATGGTGTTGCCGGTGATTACGTAGATGAGCGAGTCCAGCTGCTTGGAAGCGATACACAGGTTGTGCAGCTTTGA